The Mycolicibacterium aichiense region ACGTTGACGATGTGGCCGCCGGTGCCACGCTCGACGAGCCGGCGGGCGAAGGCGCGGCAACCGTTGACCACGCCGCCGAGGTTGACGTCGAGCACGCGGTCGAATTGCTCTGCAGGAGTGTCCAAGAAGGCTCCGGCCACCCCGATGCCGGCATTGTTGACGACGATGTCGGGCACGCCGTGGGCGGCGCACACCTCGTCGGCGAACCGCTCGACGGCGTCGGCATCGGAGACATCGAGCACATACGGGTGCGCGATCCCGCCGAGTGCGCCGATCGTGGCCGCGGTGTCCTTCAGGCCGGCCTCGTCGATATCACTAATCACCAACTCGGCGCCGTCCCGGGCGAAGGCCAGCGCGGTTTCGCGGCCGATCCCGCTGCCGGCCCCGGTGACCGAGACCAGGGTGTCGCCGAAGTCCTTCCGCGGCCGGCCGACCTGGGCTCGCAAGAGTGCACGGGCGGGCGGCTTGCCGTCGAGGTGGTCGGCCAGTTCGGTGACCGCGGTGGCCAGCACCTGCGGATGGGTGAACGGGGACCAGTGCTTGGCGCGCAGGTCGCGGCGCCACAGCCGCGGGACCCACCGGGCGGTGTCGTCGTAGACGTGGGGCAGCACGAAGGGGTCGTCGATGTTCACGATCAGCTGCACGGGAACGTCGACGTAGAAGTCGAGCGGACGGTGGATGAGCGCGGGCAGAGCGTTGGCCCGGTAGATCTTCGTGCCCCTGGCGGCGTCGGCGGCGAACGTCCCGCCGTGGTGCACGAGGTCCTTCGGAATGCCGCGGGTGAGGCCGGCCCGCATGAGCCCGGAGCCCAGCCGCATGGCCGCCGGCGCCAGCACCGGAACCGACAGCGCAGCCGTGTACAAGAGATGCAGCAGCTGAGACAGCGCGCGCACGAACAGCTTTGGCCGGTACGGCGTCTTCAGCCCGTCGCGCACGTAACGAATGAGGTGGTGCAGACTCGGCCCTGACACCGAGGTGAACGACGCGACCCGGTCCCTGGCACCGGCCCGTCCGAGGTACTCCCACATGCCAACCGAGCCCCAGTCGTGACCGAGCACGTGCACGGGTTGGCCGGGGCTGAGCTCGGCGACGACGGCGTCGAAGTCGTCGGCGAAGTTGGGCATCGTGTACTTCGAGAATGATTTCGGCCCCGAGGACGCTCCGGCGGCGCGGCTGTCGTAGCGGATCACCCGGAACTTCTCGGCCAGTAGCGGCACGACCGCGTCCCACACCACGTGCGAGTCGGGATAGCCGTGGACCAGCACGACCGTGGGGCCGTCGGGATTGCCCTCCTCGTAGACCGCCAGGCGGGTGCCGTCGGTGCTGTCGACATAGCGCATGGTCATCACGCCTCCAGGTCTCGTTGGCGGCGGCGTTCGATCCGCCGCCGAGCGTCATAGTCGCGCATCCGCTGCGGATACCCGACTTTCTGCACGTCGTAGACAGGAATTCCGAGCTCTTCACCGAGTCGGCGGGCGCCTGCCGCGCCGTCGGCCGGGCGACGGGTCCATTCACCGTCAGCCGCCACGAGGACCACCGTCATCGGGGTCACGCTGGTCTCGGGCTCGACGTAGGCCTCCACCCCGGTGCGCTGCCCGGCCCATTCGTACAAGTGCCGCCGGTCGGCGGCAAGCCCGGATTCAGCCCGGCGATTAACCCGGAACCTGTCGAACAGCCCCAACTCCGATGCACTCCTTCCGGCGGCCCTTGCCTTCGATGGTGCCAGAGAAATCACACGTCGCCCTGAGTGCGTGCGGGTGGCTCGGCAATGACAGGATGGGTACACGACGCTGTGGTATGCCAGAAGTCCGACCCGCACGACTGACCGTTCGAGGGAGTCAACACAATGGCCGTCTCCGTCCAGATGCCGGCACTCGGTGAGAGCGTCACCGAGGGGACCGTCACCCGGTGGCTGAAGCAAGAGGGCGACACCGTCGAGGTGGACGAGCCTCTGCTCGAGGTGTCGACCGACAAGGTGGACACGGAGATTCCCGCTCCCGCGTCCGGCGTGCTGACCAAGATCGTTGCGCAAGAGGACGACACCGTCGAGGTCGGCGGCGAGCTCGCGGTGATCGGCGAAGCCGGTGAGGAATCGGAGTCGTCCGCGGTTCCGGCCGAGTCGTCTGAAGCTCCGGCCGAGTCGTCTGAGGCCCCGGCCGAGGATGAGAAGGCCGCCGAGGAGACCCAGGCCGAGCCCGAACCGGAGCCGGAGCCCGAACCCGCGCAGTCGTCGGGATCCTCGGAGTCGTCCGGTTCGGCGACGCCGGTGCTGATGCCCGAACTCGGCGAGTCGGTCACCGAGGGCACTGTGACCCGGTGGCTGAAGAAGGTCGGCGATTCCGTCGAGGTCGACGAGCCGCTGGTCGAGGTGTCCACCGACAAGGTCGACACCGAGATCCCGTCACCGGTGGCCGGGACGCTGCTGTCGATCACGGCCGAGGAGGACGACACCGTCGCCGTCGGCGGCGAACTGGGCAAGATCGGGGATGCCGGCGCAGCGCCGCAGTCCGAGCCGAAGCCCGAACCTAAACCCGAACCCAAGCCGGAGCCGAAGGCCGAACCCAAACCCGAACCGGAACCGGAACCGAAGGCCGAACCCAAACCCGAACCGAAACCGGAACCGAAGCCCGAACCCAAACCGGAGCCGAAGCCCGAGCCCAAGGCGGCCCCCGCGCCGGCAGCCGCCGATGATGGCGACGCCGCCGACGGCAGCCCCTACGTCACCCCGCTGGTGCGAAAGCTGGCCGCCGAGAACGGCATCGACCTCGCCGGCGTCAAGGGCACCGGTGTCGGCGGGCGCATCCGCAAGCAGGATGTGCTGGCCGCCGCGGAAGCCAAGAAAGCCCCGGCCGCACCCGCCGCTCCGGCAGCCAAGGCACCCGCAGCTGCCGCCCCGGCCGCCGCGGCGGCACCGTCACCGTTGGCGCATCTGCGCGGTACCACGCAGAAAGCGAACCGGATTCGGCAGATCACCGCCAAGAAGACCCGCGAATCGCTGCAGACCACCGCGCAGTTGACGCAGACCCACGAGGTCGACATGACCAAGATCGTGGCGCTACGGGCTAAGGCGAAGACGAGCTTCGCCGAGCGCGAGGGGGTCAACCTGACCTACCTGCCGTTCATCGCCCGTGCGGTGATCGACGCACTCAAGGCCCACCCGAACATCAACGCCAGCTACAACGAGGACACCAAGGAGATCACCTACTACGACGCCGAGAACCTCGGCTTCGCGGTGGACACCGAGCAGGGCCTGCTCTCCCCGGTGGTGCACAACGCCGGCGATCTGTCGCTGGCCGGGCTGGCGCGCGCCATCCACGACATCGCCGACCGGGCCCGCAGCGGCAACCTCAAGCCCGACGAGCTGTCCGGCGGCACGTTCACGATCACCAACATCGGCAGCCAGGGCGCGCTGTTCGACACCCCGATCCTGGTCCCGCCGCAGGCGGCGATGCTGGGCACCGGTGCGATCGTCAAACGGCCCCGGGTGATCGTCGACGACTCCGGCAACGAGTCGATCGGCGTGCGCTCCATCTGTTACCTGCCGCTGACCTACGATCACCGGCTGATCGACGGCGCGGATGCCGGCCGATTCCTGACCACCGTCAAGCGGCGTCTCGAAGAAGGGGCATTCGAGGCCGACCTGGGGTTGTGACGCGATGAGCCAACCAACGGGCGGGCTCGTCGTCGCGATCGCCGGTTCGTCCGGCCTGATCGGCTCGGCACTGGTGTCGGCGCTGCGCGCTGCCGACCATCGCGTGCTGCGCATCGTGCGCCGGGCGCCGGCCAACGGCGACGAACTGCACTGGAATCCCGACAGCGGCGAGTTCGATCCGTCGGGCCTGGAGGGCGTCGACGCGGTGATCAACCTCTGCGGCGTCAACGTCGGCGACAAGCGGTGGTCGGGTTCGTTCAAACAGAGCCTGCGTGACAGCCGCATCGGCCCCACCGAGGTGATCGCCGCGGCCGTCGCCGACGCCGGGGTGCCGACGCTGATCAACGCCAGCGCGGTGGGGTACTACGGCGACACCGGCAGCCGGGTCGTCGACGAAACCGCCCCGGCCGGAGGCGGATTCCTGTCCCGGCTCTGTCTGGACTGGGAGGCCGCGGCGCTGGCCGCCGAGGATGCCGGCGCTCGGGTGGTGCTCGCCCGCTCCGGACTGGTGCTCTCCCCCGGCGGCGGTGTGCTGGCCCGGCTTCGGCCGCTGTTCAGTCTCGGACTGGGGGCCCGGATCGGCAACGGCAGGCAGTACATGCCGTGGATCAGTCTCGAGGACGAGATCCGCGCGCTGCTGTTCGCGATCAACAACAGCGACCTGTCGGGCCCGGTGAACTTCACCGGACCCGCTCCGGTGACCAATTCGGAGTTCACCGCCGCGCTCGGCCGGGCGCTGAACCGGCCGACGCCGCTGCTGGTGCCCGGGTTCGCCCTGCGCGCCCTGCTCGGCGAGTTCGCCGATGAGGGGCTGCTCGACGGGCAGCGGGCGATCCCCGCCGCCCTGGAACGGGCCGGGTTCGTCTTCCACCACAACACCATCGGCGAGGCGCTGGCCTACGCCACGACGTCCGCTCAGGGGTAGTAGCGTCGATTGGGTGCGGGAATCCATTCGATCGAGCTCAGCGGGCATGCAGGTGCGCCAGCTGGGCACCGTCGACTACCAGGACGCCTGGCAGTTGCAGCGCGAGTTGGCCGCTGCCCGGGTGGCCGGCGGCCCCGACACGATGCTGCTGCTGGAGCACCCGGCGGTGTACACCGCCGGTAAGCGCACCGAAGCCCACGAGCGACCGATGGATGGCACCCCCGTCGTCGAC contains the following coding sequences:
- a CDS encoding SDR family oxidoreductase — encoded protein: MTMRYVDSTDGTRLAVYEEGNPDGPTVVLVHGYPDSHVVWDAVVPLLAEKFRVIRYDSRAAGASSGPKSFSKYTMPNFADDFDAVVAELSPGQPVHVLGHDWGSVGMWEYLGRAGARDRVASFTSVSGPSLHHLIRYVRDGLKTPYRPKLFVRALSQLLHLLYTAALSVPVLAPAAMRLGSGLMRAGLTRGIPKDLVHHGGTFAADAARGTKIYRANALPALIHRPLDFYVDVPVQLIVNIDDPFVLPHVYDDTARWVPRLWRRDLRAKHWSPFTHPQVLATAVTELADHLDGKPPARALLRAQVGRPRKDFGDTLVSVTGAGSGIGRETALAFARDGAELVISDIDEAGLKDTAATIGALGGIAHPYVLDVSDADAVERFADEVCAAHGVPDIVVNNAGIGVAGAFLDTPAEQFDRVLDVNLGGVVNGCRAFARRLVERGTGGHIVNVASMAAYSPLKGLNAYCTSKAAVYMFSDCLRAELSSAGIGLTTICPGIINTNIVSATEMIAPSGKRAAVATRRAQLEDMFARRGYGPDKVAKAIVTAVKKDKAIRPVTPEAYLLYGTSKVLPQGMRSIARAGVV
- a CDS encoding oxidoreductase, whose protein sequence is MGLFDRFRVNRRAESGLAADRRHLYEWAGQRTGVEAYVEPETSVTPMTVVLVAADGEWTRRPADGAAGARRLGEELGIPVYDVQKVGYPQRMRDYDARRRIERRRQRDLEA
- the sucB gene encoding 2-oxoglutarate dehydrogenase, E2 component, dihydrolipoamide succinyltransferase; translation: MAVSVQMPALGESVTEGTVTRWLKQEGDTVEVDEPLLEVSTDKVDTEIPAPASGVLTKIVAQEDDTVEVGGELAVIGEAGEESESSAVPAESSEAPAESSEAPAEDEKAAEETQAEPEPEPEPEPAQSSGSSESSGSATPVLMPELGESVTEGTVTRWLKKVGDSVEVDEPLVEVSTDKVDTEIPSPVAGTLLSITAEEDDTVAVGGELGKIGDAGAAPQSEPKPEPKPEPKPEPKAEPKPEPEPEPKAEPKPEPKPEPKPEPKPEPKPEPKAAPAPAAADDGDAADGSPYVTPLVRKLAAENGIDLAGVKGTGVGGRIRKQDVLAAAEAKKAPAAPAAPAAKAPAAAAPAAAAAPSPLAHLRGTTQKANRIRQITAKKTRESLQTTAQLTQTHEVDMTKIVALRAKAKTSFAEREGVNLTYLPFIARAVIDALKAHPNINASYNEDTKEITYYDAENLGFAVDTEQGLLSPVVHNAGDLSLAGLARAIHDIADRARSGNLKPDELSGGTFTITNIGSQGALFDTPILVPPQAAMLGTGAIVKRPRVIVDDSGNESIGVRSICYLPLTYDHRLIDGADAGRFLTTVKRRLEEGAFEADLGL
- a CDS encoding TIGR01777 family oxidoreductase gives rise to the protein MSQPTGGLVVAIAGSSGLIGSALVSALRAADHRVLRIVRRAPANGDELHWNPDSGEFDPSGLEGVDAVINLCGVNVGDKRWSGSFKQSLRDSRIGPTEVIAAAVADAGVPTLINASAVGYYGDTGSRVVDETAPAGGGFLSRLCLDWEAAALAAEDAGARVVLARSGLVLSPGGGVLARLRPLFSLGLGARIGNGRQYMPWISLEDEIRALLFAINNSDLSGPVNFTGPAPVTNSEFTAALGRALNRPTPLLVPGFALRALLGEFADEGLLDGQRAIPAALERAGFVFHHNTIGEALAYATTSAQG